In one Nicotiana tomentosiformis chromosome 6, ASM39032v3, whole genome shotgun sequence genomic region, the following are encoded:
- the LOC104116138 gene encoding protein DEFECTIVE IN MERISTEM SILENCING 3 isoform X1, protein MSINDEKVKLPINANPIVVHEPRFSQGGQADYYSFARDTMQNGTAEATIYNSKKLEDVVHEMGLKIKQHEENIKFLKTQKNGLDNSILDMQVALGKYQTESESGPENEELSHVLSEQETIEQILRYEKSAAGIWCQLKTRHGTQASHLPLTKDVLGIVAMLGKVDDDNLSRLLSDYLGLETMLAIVCKTYDGIKALETYNKEGYINKTSGLHGLGSSIGRSLDGRFLVICLENLRPYGGEFIADEPQRRLNILKPRLPNGESPPGFLGFAVNMVNIDSVNLYCATSSGYGLRETLFYNLFSRLHVYRTRADMLQALPCIRDGAISLDGGIIKHNNVFALGNREVDLKFPKSFAKSNLPQDYFEIERQIKEMKWKKERTVEDMQREQALLDHARFNFGIKKQEYLKFLAQNSSYTRQLQAGGERLTLIS, encoded by the exons ATGTCGATAAACGACGAGAAAGTGAAG ttgCCAATCAATGCTAATCCTATAGTTGTGCATGAGCCGAGGTTCAGTCAAGGAGGTCAGGCTGATTACTACTCTTTTGCGAGGGACACAATGCAAAATGGAACGGCTGAGGCAACTATCTACAACTCCAAG AAACTTGAGGATGTTGTGCATGAAATGGGTCTAAAAATTAAACAACACGAAGAGAATATCAAATTCCTGAAGACTCAAAAGAATGGGTTGGATAATTCGATCTTAGATATGCAAG TCGCTCTTGGCAAGTATCAGACAGAGAGTGAATCTGGTCCTGAAAATGAGGAACTTTCCCATGTATTGAGTGAGCAGGAGACAATTGAACAAATCTTAAGATATGAGAAATCTGCAGCTGGCATCTGGTGCCAACTAAAAACTCGTCATGGAACTCAAGCTTCTCATCTTCCTTTGACGAAGGATGTTCTGGGAATTgttgctatgcttgggaaagttgATGATGACAATCTTAGCAG GCTTCTCTCAGATTATTTGGGACTTGAGACTATGCTAGCAATCGTGTGCAAGACATATGATGGTATCAAAGCACTGGAAACATACAATAAGGAAGGCTATATAAACAAGACTTCTGGTCTTCATGGACTTGGATCTTCTATTGGGAGGTCTTTGGATGGCCGATTTCTTGTTATCTGTCTTGAAAACTTAAG ACCATATGGCGGTGAGTTCATAGCTGACGAACCTCAAAGGAGGCTTAATATTTTGAAGCCAAGATTACCCAATGGGGAATCTCCACCTGGTTTTCTTGGCTTTGCTGTGAATATGGTCAATATAGACAGTGTGAACTTATATTGTGCTACAAGCAGTGGTTACGGTCTAAGAGAGACTCTCTTCTATAACCTGTTTTCACGCTTGCACGTATATAGAACAAGAGCAGATATGTTACAGGCTCTCCCTTGTATTAGAGATGGAGCCATATCTTTGGATGGAGGAATAATAAAGCATAACAATGTGTTTGCCCTGGGCAATAG GGAAGTTGATTTGAAATTTCCAAAGAGCTTTGCAAAGTCAAATTTGCCGCAGGACTACTTTGAAATTGAAAGACAGATAAAGGAGATGAAGTGGAAAAAGGAAAGAACTGTAGAAGATATGCAGAGAGAACAAGCATTGCTAGATCATGCAAGGTTCAACTTTGGTATAAAGAAGCAAGAGTATTTGAAGTTTCTTGCACAAAACTCATCTTACACAAGACAG CTTCAAGCAGGAGGGGAGCGCTTGACCCTGATATCATGA
- the LOC104116138 gene encoding protein DEFECTIVE IN MERISTEM SILENCING 3 isoform X2: MSINDEKVKLPINANPIVVHEPRFSQGGQADYYSFARDTMQNGTAEATIYNSKKLEDVVHEMGLKIKQHEENIKFLKTQKNGLDNSILDMQVALGKYQTESESGPENEELSHVLSEQETIEQILRYEKSAAGIWCQLKTRHGTQASHLPLTKDVLGIVAMLGKVDDDNLSRLLSDYLGLETMLAIVCKTYDGIKALETYNKEGYINKTSGLHGLGSSIGRSLDGRFLVICLENLRPYGGEFIADEPQRRLNILKPRLPNGESPPGFLGFAVNMVNIDSVNLYCATSSGYGLRETLFYNLFSRLHVYRTRADMLQALPCIRDGAISLDGGIIKHNNVFALGNREVDLKFPKSFAKSNLPQDYFEIERQIKEMKWKKERTVEDMQREQALLDHARFNFGIKKQEYLKFLAQNSSYTRQHSFKQEGSA; the protein is encoded by the exons ATGTCGATAAACGACGAGAAAGTGAAG ttgCCAATCAATGCTAATCCTATAGTTGTGCATGAGCCGAGGTTCAGTCAAGGAGGTCAGGCTGATTACTACTCTTTTGCGAGGGACACAATGCAAAATGGAACGGCTGAGGCAACTATCTACAACTCCAAG AAACTTGAGGATGTTGTGCATGAAATGGGTCTAAAAATTAAACAACACGAAGAGAATATCAAATTCCTGAAGACTCAAAAGAATGGGTTGGATAATTCGATCTTAGATATGCAAG TCGCTCTTGGCAAGTATCAGACAGAGAGTGAATCTGGTCCTGAAAATGAGGAACTTTCCCATGTATTGAGTGAGCAGGAGACAATTGAACAAATCTTAAGATATGAGAAATCTGCAGCTGGCATCTGGTGCCAACTAAAAACTCGTCATGGAACTCAAGCTTCTCATCTTCCTTTGACGAAGGATGTTCTGGGAATTgttgctatgcttgggaaagttgATGATGACAATCTTAGCAG GCTTCTCTCAGATTATTTGGGACTTGAGACTATGCTAGCAATCGTGTGCAAGACATATGATGGTATCAAAGCACTGGAAACATACAATAAGGAAGGCTATATAAACAAGACTTCTGGTCTTCATGGACTTGGATCTTCTATTGGGAGGTCTTTGGATGGCCGATTTCTTGTTATCTGTCTTGAAAACTTAAG ACCATATGGCGGTGAGTTCATAGCTGACGAACCTCAAAGGAGGCTTAATATTTTGAAGCCAAGATTACCCAATGGGGAATCTCCACCTGGTTTTCTTGGCTTTGCTGTGAATATGGTCAATATAGACAGTGTGAACTTATATTGTGCTACAAGCAGTGGTTACGGTCTAAGAGAGACTCTCTTCTATAACCTGTTTTCACGCTTGCACGTATATAGAACAAGAGCAGATATGTTACAGGCTCTCCCTTGTATTAGAGATGGAGCCATATCTTTGGATGGAGGAATAATAAAGCATAACAATGTGTTTGCCCTGGGCAATAG GGAAGTTGATTTGAAATTTCCAAAGAGCTTTGCAAAGTCAAATTTGCCGCAGGACTACTTTGAAATTGAAAGACAGATAAAGGAGATGAAGTGGAAAAAGGAAAGAACTGTAGAAGATATGCAGAGAGAACAAGCATTGCTAGATCATGCAAGGTTCAACTTTGGTATAAAGAAGCAAGAGTATTTGAAGTTTCTTGCACAAAACTCATCTTACACAAGACAG CACAGCTTCAAGCAGGAGGGGAGCGCTTGA
- the LOC104116138 gene encoding protein DEFECTIVE IN MERISTEM SILENCING 3 isoform X3, protein MSRGSVKEVRLITTLLRGTQCKMERLRQLSTTPSTSYILQKLEDVVHEMGLKIKQHEENIKFLKTQKNGLDNSILDMQVALGKYQTESESGPENEELSHVLSEQETIEQILRYEKSAAGIWCQLKTRHGTQASHLPLTKDVLGIVAMLGKVDDDNLSRLLSDYLGLETMLAIVCKTYDGIKALETYNKEGYINKTSGLHGLGSSIGRSLDGRFLVICLENLRPYGGEFIADEPQRRLNILKPRLPNGESPPGFLGFAVNMVNIDSVNLYCATSSGYGLRETLFYNLFSRLHVYRTRADMLQALPCIRDGAISLDGGIIKHNNVFALGNREVDLKFPKSFAKSNLPQDYFEIERQIKEMKWKKERTVEDMQREQALLDHARFNFGIKKQEYLKFLAQNSSYTRQLQAGGERLTLIS, encoded by the exons ATGAGCCGAGGTTCAGTCAAGGAGGTCAGGCTGATTACTACTCTTTTGCGAGGGACACAATGCAAAATGGAACGGCTGAGGCAACTATCTACAACTCCAAG TACCAGCTATATACTGCAGAAACTTGAGGATGTTGTGCATGAAATGGGTCTAAAAATTAAACAACACGAAGAGAATATCAAATTCCTGAAGACTCAAAAGAATGGGTTGGATAATTCGATCTTAGATATGCAAG TCGCTCTTGGCAAGTATCAGACAGAGAGTGAATCTGGTCCTGAAAATGAGGAACTTTCCCATGTATTGAGTGAGCAGGAGACAATTGAACAAATCTTAAGATATGAGAAATCTGCAGCTGGCATCTGGTGCCAACTAAAAACTCGTCATGGAACTCAAGCTTCTCATCTTCCTTTGACGAAGGATGTTCTGGGAATTgttgctatgcttgggaaagttgATGATGACAATCTTAGCAG GCTTCTCTCAGATTATTTGGGACTTGAGACTATGCTAGCAATCGTGTGCAAGACATATGATGGTATCAAAGCACTGGAAACATACAATAAGGAAGGCTATATAAACAAGACTTCTGGTCTTCATGGACTTGGATCTTCTATTGGGAGGTCTTTGGATGGCCGATTTCTTGTTATCTGTCTTGAAAACTTAAG ACCATATGGCGGTGAGTTCATAGCTGACGAACCTCAAAGGAGGCTTAATATTTTGAAGCCAAGATTACCCAATGGGGAATCTCCACCTGGTTTTCTTGGCTTTGCTGTGAATATGGTCAATATAGACAGTGTGAACTTATATTGTGCTACAAGCAGTGGTTACGGTCTAAGAGAGACTCTCTTCTATAACCTGTTTTCACGCTTGCACGTATATAGAACAAGAGCAGATATGTTACAGGCTCTCCCTTGTATTAGAGATGGAGCCATATCTTTGGATGGAGGAATAATAAAGCATAACAATGTGTTTGCCCTGGGCAATAG GGAAGTTGATTTGAAATTTCCAAAGAGCTTTGCAAAGTCAAATTTGCCGCAGGACTACTTTGAAATTGAAAGACAGATAAAGGAGATGAAGTGGAAAAAGGAAAGAACTGTAGAAGATATGCAGAGAGAACAAGCATTGCTAGATCATGCAAGGTTCAACTTTGGTATAAAGAAGCAAGAGTATTTGAAGTTTCTTGCACAAAACTCATCTTACACAAGACAG CTTCAAGCAGGAGGGGAGCGCTTGACCCTGATATCATGA